Proteins encoded by one window of Cylindrospermum stagnale PCC 7417:
- a CDS encoding YdcF family protein: MAFVLPLLMWWGYKEVQNQFSHPQAMLVLGGSTRRLEREKFTADFAREHPNIPIWITGGSPPRFTQQVFSKAGVDPRRLHLDYEAVDTVTNFTTLVDDLQARGIKSVYLITSDFHMRRACVIGEIILGSRGIEFKPVPVPSEKSPEPIQKSIRDGARAIIWVATGYTGADAAKNKR, from the coding sequence ATAGCTTTTGTTCTACCACTGTTAATGTGGTGGGGATATAAAGAAGTGCAAAACCAATTTTCGCACCCCCAAGCGATGTTAGTTTTGGGCGGTTCAACTAGACGTTTAGAGCGGGAGAAGTTTACAGCAGATTTTGCCCGTGAGCATCCAAATATACCCATTTGGATTACTGGGGGTAGCCCACCGAGGTTCACCCAACAGGTATTTTCTAAGGCTGGAGTTGATCCCAGACGTTTACACTTGGATTATGAAGCGGTTGATACAGTCACTAATTTTACTACGTTAGTAGATGATTTGCAAGCTCGTGGCATCAAAAGCGTTTATTTAATTACTTCCGACTTTCATATGCGCCGCGCTTGCGTTATTGGTGAGATTATTTTGGGCAGTCGGGGAATTGAGTTTAAGCCAGTACCAGTTCCTTCGGAAAAAAGTCCAGAACCAATTCAAAAATCTATCCGCGATGGAGCTAGAGCAATCATTTGGGTAGCAACTGGTTATACTGGTGCCGATGCAGCTAAAAATAAACGCTAA
- a CDS encoding WD40 repeat domain-containing protein has product MQSRQEICTFTSAQDEVYSVAFSPDGKTLAAGCGDKTIILFPCQEAVMR; this is encoded by the coding sequence GTGCAAAGCCGTCAAGAAATCTGTACTTTTACAAGTGCCCAAGATGAGGTATATTCTGTTGCTTTTAGCCCAGATGGTAAGACTTTAGCTGCTGGCTGTGGCGATAAAACTATTATATTGTTTCCTTGTCAGGAGGCTGTGATGCGTTAA
- a CDS encoding RNA-guided endonuclease InsQ/TnpB family protein: MKTKSNKSYKSKPRHKKEKKSPNKTLKIRVYPELELHQLWKSWLSASRHCYNKAIAALKAGEKLTSAYSLRDYVLGLDLPEWVKSAPSHPKENAIFDAWDAWKQARAVKGEASFRSCRQPSQSIKFHKVNFNGETWFPSLVKGLSFKSTEPIEKTEFATQLVRDRKRWFACIPVTEEVEPKELDKVIALDPGVRTFLTSYDGDSFQEFGKADIGRIQRLCSHLDSLMGRASKASRTQKRRMYEAAHRLRIRIRNLVDECHKQVTNYLTSQYKVILLPTFETSQMVVKSKRKLHTKTARQMLTWGHYRFECHLKQAAKKRGVVVIDVNESYTSKTCTKCGHKHDLLGGSKIFKCPNCGHEHDRDWGGARNIMIRALRDGSFALSISSESIAIAYDLFVQRCTA, translated from the coding sequence TTGAAAACCAAATCAAACAAGAGTTACAAGTCGAAACCGAGGCACAAGAAAGAGAAGAAGTCGCCTAACAAAACACTCAAAATTCGGGTTTATCCTGAACTTGAGTTACACCAATTATGGAAGTCTTGGTTGTCAGCATCGCGCCACTGCTACAACAAAGCTATTGCAGCATTAAAAGCAGGTGAGAAATTAACCAGTGCTTATTCTTTGAGAGATTACGTATTAGGGCTAGACTTACCTGAGTGGGTCAAGTCTGCACCATCTCACCCAAAAGAAAATGCAATTTTTGATGCTTGGGATGCTTGGAAACAAGCTCGTGCCGTAAAGGGGGAGGCAAGTTTTAGAAGTTGCCGTCAGCCGTCACAATCAATCAAGTTTCACAAAGTTAATTTCAATGGCGAGACTTGGTTTCCGTCGTTGGTCAAAGGACTTAGCTTCAAGTCTACAGAACCAATAGAAAAGACTGAATTTGCGACTCAACTTGTCAGGGATAGAAAGCGCTGGTTCGCTTGTATTCCAGTAACAGAAGAGGTTGAGCCGAAGGAATTAGACAAAGTAATTGCACTTGACCCAGGCGTGAGAACGTTTTTGACTAGCTATGATGGTGATTCTTTTCAAGAGTTTGGCAAGGCAGACATTGGACGCATTCAAAGATTGTGTTCTCACCTTGACTCACTTATGGGCAGAGCGTCAAAAGCTAGTAGAACCCAAAAACGCCGGATGTACGAAGCAGCTCACCGCCTGAGAATCAGGATTCGTAATTTAGTTGATGAATGCCACAAACAAGTAACTAATTATTTAACAAGTCAATACAAAGTTATCTTGCTGCCAACATTTGAAACGTCTCAGATGGTGGTTAAATCCAAACGCAAGTTACACACCAAGACAGCTAGGCAGATGCTCACCTGGGGGCACTACCGATTTGAATGCCACTTAAAGCAAGCGGCTAAAAAACGGGGTGTTGTTGTCATTGATGTTAACGAGTCTTACACCAGCAAGACTTGTACCAAGTGCGGTCACAAGCACGACTTGCTAGGCGGTTCTAAGATATTTAAATGCCCCAACTGTGGCCACGAACATGACCGCGATTGGGGCGGCGCTCGAAACATTATGATTCGAGCTTTGAGGGACGGCTCCTTTGCTCTCTCTATTAGTAGTGAGAGTATTGCTATCGCGTATGATCTGTTTGTCCAGAGATGTACAGCGTAA
- a CDS encoding GuaB3 family IMP dehydrogenase-related protein yields the protein MEIQLGRGKKARRAYGIDEIALAPGNRTLDPSLADTKWRIGNVEREIPIIASAMDGVVDVRMAVRLSQLGALGVLNLEGIQTRYADPEPILDRIASVGKDEFVSLMQELYAEPIKPELIEQRIQEIKQQGGIAAVSSTPAGASKYGAVVAKAGADLFFVQATVVSTAHLSPESLVPLDLAEFCAKMPIPVALGNCVTYEVTLNLLKAGAAAVLVGIGPGAACTSRGVLGVGVPQATAIADCAAARDDYYQETGIYIPIIADGGLITGGDICKCIACGADGVMIGSPFARAAEAPGRGYHWGMATPSPILPRGTRIRVGTTGSLEQILIGPAGLDDGTHNLVGALKTSMGTLGAKNIKEMQQVEVVIAPSLLTEGKVYQKAQQLGMGK from the coding sequence GTGGAAATTCAACTTGGGCGGGGAAAAAAAGCTCGCAGAGCATATGGAATTGATGAAATTGCTCTAGCTCCCGGTAACAGAACACTCGATCCGAGTTTGGCAGATACTAAGTGGCGTATTGGTAATGTTGAGCGAGAAATCCCGATAATTGCTAGTGCGATGGATGGCGTAGTCGATGTTCGTATGGCTGTACGTTTGTCACAGTTAGGAGCATTAGGCGTCCTCAACTTAGAAGGTATCCAAACTCGCTATGCTGACCCAGAGCCGATTTTAGATCGGATCGCCTCTGTGGGCAAAGATGAATTTGTTTCCCTAATGCAAGAACTCTATGCCGAACCAATAAAGCCGGAATTAATTGAACAACGTATTCAGGAAATTAAACAACAAGGCGGCATTGCGGCGGTGAGTTCTACACCAGCAGGTGCAAGTAAATATGGTGCGGTGGTGGCAAAAGCTGGGGCAGATTTATTTTTTGTACAAGCAACGGTGGTTTCTACGGCGCATTTGTCGCCGGAGTCCTTAGTACCACTTGATTTAGCAGAATTTTGCGCGAAGATGCCCATCCCTGTGGCGTTGGGGAATTGCGTGACTTATGAAGTCACTTTGAATTTGTTAAAAGCTGGTGCAGCAGCGGTGTTGGTAGGAATTGGACCTGGTGCCGCATGTACCTCCCGTGGGGTGTTGGGTGTGGGAGTACCCCAAGCAACTGCGATCGCCGATTGTGCCGCAGCACGAGATGATTATTACCAGGAAACTGGGATTTATATCCCCATAATCGCTGATGGCGGTTTAATCACCGGCGGCGATATTTGCAAGTGTATCGCCTGTGGTGCTGATGGCGTGATGATTGGCTCCCCCTTCGCCAGAGCCGCAGAAGCCCCAGGACGGGGTTACCATTGGGGCATGGCGACTCCCAGCCCAATATTGCCCCGTGGCACCCGCATTCGCGTTGGTACTACCGGTAGCTTAGAACAAATACTCATTGGTCCTGCTGGACTAGATGATGGCACTCATAACCTTGTGGGAGCCTTAAAAACTAGCATGGGCACATTGGGAGCCAAAAACATTAAAGAAATGCAGCAAGTTGAAGTAGTGATTGCGCCTTCCCTGTTAACAGAAGGTAAAGTCTACCAAAAAGCTCAACAATTAGGCATGGGTAAGTAA
- a CDS encoding metallophosphoesterase: MHWLFTGHLRVDKLTVKIADLPASLQGIKLVQLSDFHYDGLRLSEKMLEKAIALTNEAEPDLILLTGDYVTDDPTPIHQLVMRLKHLQSFSGIYAVLGNHDIHYSHSKAEVTDALTSIGVHVLWNEIAYPLGEELPLVGLADYWSREFNPAPIMNQLDPSTPRIVLSHNPDTAKILQKWRVDLQLSGHTHGGHIVIPGFGPAVLYYKKLLKQIPKKLRRWVSLLLGDCSKVVRYWEWAQGFHKIEQNQLYVNRGLGTYRPGRLFCPPEVTVITLIST, encoded by the coding sequence ATGCACTGGTTGTTTACAGGACACTTAAGAGTAGATAAATTAACGGTTAAGATTGCAGATTTACCGGCATCTTTACAAGGAATAAAGTTGGTACAGTTGTCAGATTTTCACTACGATGGCTTGCGGCTATCGGAAAAAATGTTAGAAAAGGCGATCGCACTTACTAACGAAGCTGAACCCGATTTAATTCTCTTAACTGGTGACTACGTAACCGACGATCCCACACCAATTCACCAACTGGTAATGCGACTCAAACATCTGCAAAGCTTCAGTGGAATCTATGCCGTACTTGGCAACCACGATATCCATTACAGCCACTCAAAAGCCGAAGTTACAGATGCGCTGACTAGCATTGGAGTCCATGTCCTGTGGAATGAAATCGCCTATCCACTAGGAGAAGAATTACCACTGGTAGGACTAGCTGATTATTGGTCACGGGAATTCAACCCCGCACCAATTATGAACCAACTAGATCCCAGCACACCGCGCATTGTTCTATCCCACAACCCAGATACAGCCAAAATATTGCAAAAATGGCGAGTAGACTTGCAACTATCTGGTCATACCCACGGAGGTCACATTGTTATTCCAGGGTTTGGTCCCGCAGTGCTTTATTATAAAAAGCTGTTGAAACAAATTCCCAAAAAATTACGGCGTTGGGTGTCTTTGTTGTTAGGAGACTGCTCTAAAGTGGTGCGTTATTGGGAATGGGCGCAAGGGTTTCACAAAATTGAACAAAATCAATTATATGTCAATCGCGGCTTAGGAACCTATCGCCCAGGACGCCTATTTTGCCCACCAGAAGTTACTGTAATTACCTTAATTAGTACTTAA
- a CDS encoding helix-turn-helix domain-containing protein, producing the protein MKSYSVEFREKIVAAHLQKNISIRKVANIFSVSKSLVQKLVKQQKLEGNLQPKPRGKPQFSHLTNAEVELRELVEAHPDATLIELCEFLADKTGNWVGRSAMCRALQKLGLNRKKNKAEYPSRDS; encoded by the coding sequence ATGAAGTCATACTCTGTCGAGTTTCGAGAAAAAATAGTTGCAGCACATCTTCAAAAAAACATCTCAATCAGGAAAGTAGCTAACATATTTTCCGTCTCAAAGAGTTTAGTGCAAAAGCTTGTAAAGCAACAAAAACTTGAAGGAAATTTACAACCAAAGCCGCGAGGGAAACCACAATTTAGTCATTTAACAAATGCGGAAGTAGAGTTAAGGGAATTAGTTGAAGCACATCCAGATGCAACATTGATAGAGTTATGTGAATTCTTGGCAGACAAGACTGGTAATTGGGTGGGTCGAAGTGCAATGTGTCGGGCCTTACAGAAATTAGGATTAAATCGTAAAAAAAACAAAGCGGAGTACCCAAGCCGGGACTCTTAG
- a CDS encoding LOG family protein, which translates to MTSSASFDTLESLQADIAELIDRLPTLKNRQLIQQALATIVRLADSEIERLDWKILSAALADMERGFQLFYAYRHIRKVTIFGSARLAPETPEYHMALQFARAVSQLGFMVMTGGGGGIMQAGHEGAGRENSFGLNIQLPFEQQANPFIDGDPKLIHFKYFFTRKLFLLKESDAVALFPGGFGTQDEAFECMTLSQTGKFGPVPLVLIDSPGGDYWLSWSQYIDQQLVQKGLVSPEDPSLYTVTDNLEVACNAITRFYQVYHSSRYVGEQLVIRLSKDLSAAEVEQLNANFNDILVKGRIEKSIALPQEGQDETVELPRLVLYFNQRDLGRLYQMIAAINQMVTPSTEEAVHPERK; encoded by the coding sequence ATGACCTCATCTGCGTCGTTTGACACATTAGAGTCTCTCCAAGCGGATATCGCTGAATTGATTGATCGTTTACCAACGTTAAAAAATCGGCAATTAATCCAGCAGGCACTTGCCACGATAGTACGTTTGGCTGATAGTGAAATTGAACGTCTTGATTGGAAGATACTGTCTGCTGCTTTAGCAGATATGGAGCGGGGTTTCCAGCTCTTTTATGCTTACCGACATATCCGCAAAGTGACTATCTTTGGTTCGGCTCGTCTAGCGCCAGAGACCCCAGAGTACCACATGGCACTTCAATTTGCTCGCGCTGTTTCTCAGTTAGGATTCATGGTGATGACAGGCGGTGGTGGCGGTATCATGCAGGCAGGTCACGAAGGTGCTGGACGAGAAAATTCCTTTGGCTTAAATATTCAGCTACCCTTTGAGCAGCAGGCTAATCCCTTTATTGATGGTGATCCCAAGCTAATTCACTTCAAGTATTTCTTTACCCGCAAGCTGTTTCTTTTGAAAGAAAGTGATGCTGTTGCCTTGTTTCCGGGCGGTTTTGGCACCCAAGATGAAGCTTTTGAATGTATGACATTGAGCCAGACGGGTAAATTTGGCCCAGTCCCTCTGGTTTTGATTGACTCTCCTGGCGGTGATTACTGGCTGTCTTGGAGCCAATATATCGATCAGCAACTGGTGCAAAAAGGTCTTGTCAGTCCCGAAGACCCCAGCCTTTACACGGTGACAGACAACTTAGAAGTAGCTTGCAATGCCATTACTCGTTTTTACCAGGTTTATCACTCTAGCCGCTACGTAGGTGAGCAGTTGGTGATTCGTCTGAGCAAAGATTTATCAGCTGCTGAGGTTGAGCAACTCAATGCTAACTTCAACGATATTCTTGTGAAAGGACGAATTGAAAAAAGTATTGCTTTACCTCAAGAAGGGCAAGATGAAACAGTCGAGCTACCCCGTCTTGTTTTGTACTTCAATCAACGGGACTTAGGGCGCTTATATCAGATGATTGCAGCGATTAACCAGATGGTTACTCCTTCGACAGAAGAAGCTGTGCATCCAGAAAGGAAGTAG
- a CDS encoding tocopherol cyclase family protein: MVSIPRNFLNSTQTPHSGYHWDGSSRRFFEGWYYRVTLPEIGQTFAFMYSIEDPIGGKPHSGGAAQVLGLDDEYLCRTFPDVQKFWGSRDVLGLGHWGKTDLQVSPIYLLPAEFEHHVQEGYQATATLNQGIITDPATGNYCRWHYQIQPIYAWGNQNSLQQSTAGWLSFLQIFEPGWQILMAHGLASGWIDWNGKIYQFSNAPAYGEKNWGGAFPQKWFWLNCNSFEGEPDLALTAGGGRRGVLWWMESVAMIGLHSQGKFYEFVPWNSQVEWQIQPWGGWHMRARNLEYEVELTGTTHLKGTELRAPTTNGLAFCCRDTMQGQLDIELREIGGGKSKTILKAHSYLCGLEIGGGTWNNSWQSP; encoded by the coding sequence ATGGTTAGTATTCCCAGAAACTTCCTGAACTCAACCCAAACACCTCATAGCGGCTACCATTGGGACGGTAGTAGCCGCCGTTTCTTTGAGGGCTGGTATTATCGCGTTACTTTGCCCGAAATTGGGCAAACCTTCGCTTTCATGTACTCCATCGAAGATCCTATCGGTGGTAAGCCCCACAGCGGCGGTGCAGCCCAAGTCCTGGGACTAGATGATGAGTATCTATGCCGCACTTTTCCCGATGTCCAGAAATTTTGGGGTAGTCGAGATGTCCTCGGTTTAGGACATTGGGGCAAAACTGACTTACAAGTTTCACCCATTTACCTTTTACCAGCAGAGTTTGAGCATCATGTTCAAGAAGGCTATCAAGCCACAGCTACCTTAAATCAGGGCATAATTACTGATCCGGCAACTGGTAATTATTGCCGTTGGCATTATCAAATTCAGCCAATTTATGCTTGGGGCAATCAAAATAGCCTTCAGCAATCAACTGCTGGTTGGCTATCTTTTTTGCAAATTTTTGAACCTGGGTGGCAAATCTTGATGGCTCACGGTTTAGCCAGCGGCTGGATTGACTGGAATGGTAAAATCTACCAATTCAGCAACGCCCCAGCCTATGGAGAAAAAAATTGGGGCGGTGCTTTTCCACAAAAATGGTTTTGGCTAAATTGCAATTCCTTTGAGGGTGAACCAGACTTGGCCTTAACCGCTGGTGGGGGAAGGCGTGGTGTGCTGTGGTGGATGGAATCTGTAGCGATGATTGGCTTGCACTCCCAAGGCAAGTTTTATGAATTCGTACCCTGGAATTCACAAGTAGAATGGCAAATTCAGCCTTGGGGTGGATGGCACATGCGAGCTAGAAACTTAGAGTATGAGGTTGAGTTGACAGGAACCACTCATCTAAAAGGTACCGAGCTGCGAGCACCCACCACCAATGGTTTAGCATTCTGTTGCCGGGACACCATGCAAGGGCAATTAGATATAGAGTTGCGAGAAATAGGTGGGGGAAAATCTAAAACAATCCTGAAGGCACATAGTTATCTGTGTGGTTTAGAGATAGGCGGCGGTACTTGGAATAATAGTTGGCAGTCTCCCTAA
- a CDS encoding DnaJ domain-containing protein, which translates to MSNDKLQEWLPFDINNAYIILGLKPGASMEEVKQAYRQMAKIWHPDRILEPQKKLEAEEKIKEINQAYEKLKFYQPSATNKSAHQSTSTSIKIDSIPSNAERFYNQGMENEKQGKYTEAIADFTQAIRLNPNYVEAYKFRGLTCSKLGYENRAKSDLKKARELELELKLKKAQPKPTSPPPKASTPPKPTSPPPPKSQSQPSPWKCIHTLSHRNLVFSTVISPDGKTLASGSSDQTIKIWQLETGQLLHTLTGHQNLVRCLAFSSDSQTLVSGGDDSKIIIWQVSTGKLLSTLKVHSTPVLSVIVSPDGQSILSGGQDNTIKISHIEMGQLLHVLKGHADLVYSLAICPKRQILVSGSADNRIKLWNLQNRQSLYTLVGHSGAVNSVAISPDGKILASGSSCQTIKLWDMETGKLINTLAGHHSYVWSVAFSSDGQHLASGSADNTVKLWQVSTGEQLYTLGSHDDWVNSVAFSPDGKTVVSGSRDMTVKIWRCDVG; encoded by the coding sequence ATGTCTAACGACAAGCTGCAAGAGTGGCTACCCTTCGATATCAATAATGCTTACATAATTCTTGGCTTGAAACCTGGTGCATCGATGGAGGAAGTCAAGCAAGCTTACCGCCAAATGGCTAAAATTTGGCATCCAGACCGGATTCTGGAACCTCAAAAAAAGCTAGAAGCAGAAGAAAAAATCAAAGAAATCAATCAGGCTTATGAAAAGTTAAAGTTTTATCAGCCAAGTGCAACCAATAAATCTGCACATCAATCTACTTCTACTTCTATCAAAATTGATTCAATTCCATCCAATGCGGAACGTTTCTATAACCAGGGAATGGAGAACGAGAAACAAGGGAAATATACTGAGGCAATTGCAGACTTTACCCAAGCGATTCGCCTTAACCCCAACTATGTAGAAGCCTATAAATTCCGGGGGCTGACTTGCTCAAAACTGGGATATGAAAATCGAGCTAAGTCAGATTTGAAAAAGGCCAGAGAACTGGAACTGGAATTGAAACTAAAAAAGGCACAGCCCAAACCAACATCACCACCACCCAAAGCATCAACACCGCCCAAACCAACATCGCCACCACCACCTAAATCACAGTCTCAACCGTCGCCGTGGAAATGTATACACACCCTGAGTCATAGGAACTTGGTTTTTAGCACTGTAATTAGTCCAGATGGGAAGACTTTGGCTAGTGGCAGTAGTGATCAGACTATCAAGATTTGGCAACTTGAAACAGGGCAATTACTACATACTCTCACTGGTCATCAAAACTTGGTTAGATGTCTTGCATTTAGCTCAGATAGCCAAACTCTAGTGAGTGGTGGTGATGACAGTAAAATTATAATTTGGCAGGTGTCTACAGGTAAATTACTCAGCACTCTTAAAGTACATTCAACCCCGGTTTTGTCTGTAATTGTGAGTCCAGATGGTCAAAGTATCTTGAGTGGCGGTCAAGACAATACTATCAAGATTTCCCATATAGAGATGGGACAGTTGCTGCATGTCCTCAAGGGTCATGCTGATTTGGTTTACTCCCTTGCTATTTGTCCAAAGCGGCAGATTTTAGTTAGTGGCAGCGCAGATAATAGAATTAAACTGTGGAATTTGCAGAATAGGCAATCGTTGTATACTCTCGTCGGGCATTCAGGTGCGGTGAACAGTGTCGCTATTAGCCCTGATGGCAAGATTTTAGCTAGTGGTAGTTCTTGCCAGACTATCAAGCTGTGGGATATGGAGACAGGGAAGTTAATTAACACCCTTGCGGGACATCACAGCTATGTTTGGTCTGTTGCTTTCAGTTCTGATGGTCAGCACCTTGCCAGTGGTAGTGCAGACAATACCGTGAAGTTGTGGCAAGTTAGCACTGGAGAACAACTTTACACTCTAGGCAGTCATGACGATTGGGTTAATTCTGTTGCTTTTAGTCCAGATGGTAAAACTGTTGTTAGCGGTAGTCGAGATATGACAGTTAAGATTTGGCGGTGCGATGTCGGGTAA
- the lptC gene encoding LPS export ABC transporter periplasmic protein LptC: protein MKHQQGRNNGRRTSEMQGGSKTQSPHFYTSPFLFYLQSKVNWCYLPLSLFLVIGLAACGGKSPTASKPDAANQKSDSNLTFFGVDFEQFDEVGRPIWKVKAKQAKYTKEKQIGQAESPSGELYQDGKVVYQIKAEKADIEQNGKQLFLKGKILATDPVNGIVLQGNELEWRPQEDLLIVRNQINGTHKQLQAVAQEARVKTREQIMEFSGKVVANSAEPQLQMRTEHLTWRIKENKLIGDRPIQIDHYKNNQITERGSGNAAEVNLKTKIATIKQNSQLELLDPRMQITSNAMTWNMNTETVATNSPVRVFHRAENTTVTANQGEMKIPQRTVYLTGNVNAIGQRRQSLKSNTLTWYLDNKLLSAQGNVVYRQVDPPLNFTGATAEGNLQTENIVVKGGNSGGRVVTEIIPQE, encoded by the coding sequence ATGAAGCATCAACAAGGCAGGAATAATGGGAGAAGAACTTCAGAGATGCAAGGGGGAAGTAAAACACAATCCCCCCACTTTTATACATCCCCGTTTCTTTTTTATTTACAATCGAAAGTAAATTGGTGTTACCTGCCTTTGAGCTTATTCTTGGTAATCGGTTTAGCTGCCTGCGGGGGTAAATCCCCCACAGCCTCTAAACCAGATGCGGCTAACCAAAAATCGGATAGCAATTTGACTTTCTTTGGTGTTGATTTTGAACAGTTTGATGAAGTGGGGCGACCGATTTGGAAAGTCAAAGCTAAACAAGCAAAATATACCAAAGAAAAGCAAATTGGTCAAGCTGAAAGTCCCTCTGGTGAACTATATCAAGACGGCAAAGTGGTTTACCAAATTAAAGCAGAAAAGGCAGATATCGAGCAAAATGGAAAACAACTGTTTCTCAAGGGTAAAATCCTCGCCACCGATCCGGTTAATGGCATTGTGTTGCAAGGCAATGAATTAGAATGGCGTCCCCAAGAAGATTTGCTAATTGTTCGCAACCAGATCAACGGAACTCATAAACAATTACAGGCCGTGGCCCAGGAAGCACGAGTCAAAACCCGCGAACAAATCATGGAATTTTCAGGAAAGGTAGTAGCTAATTCTGCCGAACCACAATTACAAATGCGAACCGAGCATTTGACCTGGCGAATCAAAGAAAATAAATTAATTGGCGATCGCCCTATACAAATTGACCACTATAAAAATAATCAAATAACCGAACGTGGTAGTGGAAATGCTGCCGAAGTCAACTTAAAAACTAAAATTGCCACAATCAAACAAAATTCCCAACTAGAGTTACTAGACCCACGAATGCAAATAACGAGTAACGCTATGACCTGGAATATGAACACGGAAACTGTCGCTACAAATTCACCCGTGCGCGTGTTCCACCGTGCCGAAAATACGACTGTAACTGCCAATCAAGGCGAAATGAAGATCCCACAAAGAACGGTTTATTTAACAGGCAATGTCAATGCGATTGGACAACGTCGCCAGTCTTTAAAATCGAATACACTAACTTGGTATCTGGACAATAAGTTGCTGTCAGCTCAGGGAAATGTAGTTTATCGCCAAGTTGACCCGCCATTAAATTTTACTGGTGCAACGGCTGAGGGTAATCTGCAAACCGAAAATATTGTTGTCAAAGGTGGCAATTCTGGCGGCAGGGTAGTGACAGAAATTATTCCCCAAGAATGA
- a CDS encoding D-alanyl-D-alanine carboxypeptidase, which translates to MLELLGSGLVSLWLEMAGVQIKPLDALDALAWQSSPGLVIAPDPNPAGPTTVQEYLKGLITSKLVAQNLIQSQGIWMQSGPMLMANHQGTTPLPAASLTKVATSLVAFKTWGPDHQFETLVSATGPIVNGVLQGDLVITGGGDPMFVWEEAIALGNSLNKLGIKQVKGNLVITGNFAMNFQRHPQLAGQILKQALNSAAWSRPAVYIYSIMPKGTPKPQVVIAGTVKVEAQPNPQQTLLVRHRSLPLQQLIKEMNVFSNNDMAEMLAESVGGSTVVQSMAANLARVPHSEIQLINGSGLGPENRISPRAVCAMFMALQQQAVAHQLTLADLFPMSGFDHRGTMHARHLPSATVIKTGTLRDVSALAGVIPTRDRGLVWFAILNRGPNVSGFRTGQDKFLQSLIQKLQIPAVVPTTLTPHSAINSLPKLGAASRNEILLRS; encoded by the coding sequence ATGCTGGAATTATTGGGTTCAGGTTTGGTTTCACTCTGGCTGGAAATGGCTGGGGTACAGATCAAACCTTTAGATGCGTTAGATGCATTGGCTTGGCAAAGTAGTCCTGGCTTGGTTATTGCCCCTGATCCAAATCCAGCTGGACCGACGACAGTGCAGGAATATCTCAAGGGACTGATCACCTCGAAGCTAGTGGCGCAGAATTTAATTCAGAGTCAGGGAATTTGGATGCAGTCGGGACCGATGCTCATGGCTAATCACCAAGGTACGACGCCTCTACCTGCTGCTTCTTTGACTAAGGTTGCTACCTCATTAGTTGCCTTCAAAACTTGGGGACCAGACCACCAATTTGAGACTTTGGTCAGTGCTACAGGGCCAATAGTTAATGGGGTGTTGCAAGGCGATTTGGTCATTACTGGTGGTGGTGACCCGATGTTTGTTTGGGAGGAAGCGATCGCCTTGGGGAATAGTCTAAATAAGCTGGGAATCAAGCAGGTAAAGGGAAATTTGGTGATCACTGGCAATTTTGCCATGAACTTCCAGCGTCATCCCCAACTAGCAGGTCAAATACTCAAGCAAGCGCTGAATTCAGCCGCTTGGTCCCGTCCTGCTGTTTATATATACTCGATTATGCCCAAGGGAACACCCAAGCCCCAAGTCGTCATCGCTGGTACCGTCAAAGTAGAAGCACAGCCTAACCCTCAACAAACCTTGCTGGTACGTCATCGCTCATTACCCTTGCAGCAACTGATCAAGGAGATGAATGTTTTCAGCAACAACGACATGGCAGAAATGTTGGCGGAGTCAGTGGGAGGATCAACTGTAGTCCAATCAATGGCTGCTAATTTGGCTAGAGTGCCGCACTCAGAAATTCAGTTAATCAATGGTTCGGGACTGGGCCCAGAAAATCGCATTTCCCCCAGAGCAGTATGTGCTATGTTCATGGCACTGCAACAGCAAGCCGTCGCTCATCAGCTAACTTTGGCTGACTTGTTCCCCATGTCTGGCTTTGATCACCGAGGGACAATGCACGCTAGACACCTCCCCAGCGCTACTGTGATTAAAACTGGTACTCTCCGAGATGTCAGCGCTTTAGCTGGAGTTATACCCACACGCGATCGCGGTTTGGTCTGGTTTGCTATCCTCAACCGTGGCCCAAATGTATCAGGATTTCGGACTGGACAAGACAAATTTTTGCAAAGTCTGATTCAAAAATTGCAAATACCTGCCGTTGTTCCCACTACCCTCACTCCCCATTCGGCAATCAACTCTCTACCCAAACTGGGTGCAGCCAGCCGGAATGAAATTTTGTTGAGAAGTTAG